One genomic segment of Pseudomonas chlororaphis subsp. aurantiaca includes these proteins:
- a CDS encoding type II toxin-antitoxin system RelE/ParE family toxin — MTIRLFKTKGFAVAAKKALIHDNELLAAFSELCRGQADDLGGGVWKKRLNANRHRSIVLARGRRYWVFQFLFAKQDQSNISHQELQAFRALAKAYEGLDGWQVQQLLEMKAFVEIRHEQAIQDRSPWIDT; from the coding sequence ATGACCATCAGGTTGTTCAAAACCAAAGGTTTTGCTGTCGCGGCGAAAAAGGCCTTGATTCATGACAATGAGCTGTTGGCCGCATTCAGCGAGTTATGCCGCGGCCAGGCTGATGACCTTGGTGGTGGGGTCTGGAAAAAACGCCTGAATGCCAACCGCCATCGTTCGATCGTCCTGGCCAGGGGCCGGCGCTACTGGGTGTTCCAGTTCCTGTTCGCCAAGCAGGACCAGAGCAATATCAGCCACCAGGAGCTGCAGGCGTTCCGCGCGCTGGCCAAGGCATACGAAGGGCTGGATGGCTGGCAGGTCCAGCAGCTACTTGAGATGAAAGCGTTTGTGGAGATCAGACATGAGCAAGCCATTCAAGACCGAAGCCCTTGGATCGATACATGA
- a CDS encoding S9 family peptidase, which yields MNETRASSPKAESFSAAQAVAAGIDFAELRLGANGLFWNEYRPEDAACRIWHWRDNQARCLTPQGFSVRSRVYEYGGGAFCLSDDGLVFVNEADQQLYRQSLQGETPVALTSGKCRYGDLQFAAGQVLAVEEHNNQHRLVAIDSDNGKRQLLAEGADFYAAPTLSPDGQRLAWIEWDRPHQPWTSTRLMVAARLANGRWDDPQCLAGDSAEESLQQPRFDETGRLYCLTDRAGFWQPWGETPSGLQALPCVAADHAPAPWQLGGCTWLPLGGDSWLGTWTQGGFGRLGLRLAEGSQQDFSGDYSRFRNLALDERFIYCIAASPVSPSAVVAIDRQSQRVTVLAGGVAPLPPEQISRPQTLRYPSGQGEAQGFFYPAMSDDDRPPLVVFIHGGPTSACYPILDPRIQYWAQRGFAVADLNYRGSSGYGREYRQALHLSWGEVDVQDACAVVAYLARQGLIDGDRAFIRGGSAGGYTTLCALAFADVFRAGASLYGVSDPVALGRATHKFEGDYLDWLIGDPEQDAERYKARTPLLHADNIRVPVIFFQGELDAVVVPQQTQDMLKALQNNGIVAEAHYYPDERHGFRKAINQAHALEQEWLFYRRVMEQMGTLR from the coding sequence ATGAACGAAACTCGCGCCTCATCGCCAAAGGCTGAATCTTTCAGCGCCGCCCAAGCCGTCGCCGCCGGCATCGATTTCGCCGAACTGCGGCTCGGCGCCAACGGCCTGTTCTGGAACGAATACCGCCCCGAAGATGCCGCCTGCCGGATCTGGCACTGGCGCGACAACCAGGCCCGCTGCCTGACGCCACAAGGTTTCAGCGTGCGCAGCCGGGTCTACGAATATGGCGGCGGCGCCTTTTGCCTGAGCGATGACGGGCTGGTGTTCGTCAACGAAGCGGATCAGCAACTCTACCGACAATCGCTGCAAGGCGAAACGCCGGTAGCCCTGACCTCCGGCAAGTGCCGTTATGGCGACCTGCAGTTCGCCGCCGGCCAGGTGCTGGCAGTGGAAGAACACAACAACCAGCATCGCCTGGTGGCCATCGACTCCGATAACGGCAAACGCCAACTGCTGGCCGAAGGGGCGGATTTCTATGCCGCTCCCACATTGAGCCCGGACGGTCAGCGCCTGGCCTGGATCGAATGGGATCGGCCGCACCAGCCCTGGACCTCGACCCGCCTGATGGTCGCCGCGCGCCTGGCCAATGGCCGCTGGGATGACCCACAGTGCCTGGCTGGCGACAGTGCAGAAGAGTCGCTGCAACAACCACGTTTCGATGAAACCGGCCGCCTGTATTGCCTGACCGACCGCGCCGGGTTCTGGCAACCCTGGGGTGAAACCCCAAGTGGCCTGCAAGCGCTGCCCTGCGTCGCCGCCGATCACGCCCCCGCCCCCTGGCAATTGGGCGGCTGCACCTGGCTGCCACTGGGTGGCGACAGCTGGCTGGGCACCTGGACGCAAGGCGGCTTCGGCCGCCTGGGGCTGCGCCTGGCCGAGGGTTCACAGCAGGATTTCAGCGGCGACTACAGCCGCTTCCGCAACCTGGCGCTGGATGAGCGGTTCATCTATTGCATCGCGGCTTCACCTGTCAGCCCGTCCGCGGTGGTCGCCATCGATCGTCAGTCGCAGCGGGTCACAGTCCTGGCAGGCGGTGTGGCGCCGCTGCCGCCCGAGCAGATCAGCCGTCCGCAAACCCTGCGCTATCCCAGCGGCCAGGGCGAGGCCCAAGGTTTTTTCTACCCGGCCATGAGCGATGACGACCGGCCACCACTGGTGGTGTTCATCCATGGCGGCCCGACCTCGGCCTGTTACCCGATACTCGACCCGCGCATCCAGTACTGGGCGCAACGGGGGTTCGCCGTGGCCGACCTGAACTATCGCGGCAGCAGCGGCTATGGCCGCGAGTACCGGCAAGCCCTGCACCTGAGCTGGGGCGAGGTGGATGTGCAGGACGCCTGCGCGGTGGTTGCCTATCTGGCCCGACAAGGCCTGATCGATGGCGACCGGGCCTTTATCCGCGGAGGCAGTGCCGGCGGCTACACCACCCTTTGCGCGCTGGCCTTCGCCGATGTGTTCCGTGCCGGCGCCAGCCTGTATGGCGTCAGCGACCCGGTCGCCCTGGGGCGAGCCACCCACAAGTTCGAAGGCGACTACCTGGACTGGCTGATCGGTGATCCCGAACAGGATGCCGAGCGCTACAAGGCCCGTACCCCGCTGTTGCATGCCGACAATATCCGTGTACCGGTGATTTTCTTCCAGGGCGAACTCGACGCCGTGGTGGTGCCCCAGCAGACCCAGGACATGCTCAAGGCCTTGCAGAACAACGGTATTGTGGCCGAAGCGCACTATTACCCGGACGAGCGCCATGGCTTTCGCAAGGCCATCAATCAGGCCCACGCGCTGGAACAGGAATGGTTGTTTTATCGACGGGTAATGGAACAGATGGGCACTCTGCGGTAG
- a CDS encoding LysR family transcriptional regulator, translating to MDFKQLRYFVAVYEEGHVGRAAERLSISQPALSQQIRQLEQNLDVSLFERSSKRLLPTLAAHTLYNHALPLLDGMQRAREALGNFKGQALRTLAIGVLQTVHSSLVPQMLERVRKAQPHLVVQIYELTGLEIERRLLNGSLDTGISYLPPRQPGLHGVQLYEDELTLVIPAEHPLREFKKVSMSQAAELPMLLLGEEFQIRQIWQAQLANLGRRPQVQAELNNMAGILDSLPNTRLATVLPGRSRQTHSHTDLLWKPLSEPRVPLKVGLVCRDVQRQQATLELLRTLLEEEMSGPATLEGLG from the coding sequence ATGGATTTTAAACAACTGCGTTATTTCGTCGCGGTGTATGAAGAAGGTCACGTGGGACGCGCCGCCGAGCGCCTGTCGATCTCCCAACCCGCGCTCTCGCAACAGATCCGTCAGCTGGAACAGAACCTCGACGTCAGCCTGTTCGAACGCAGCAGCAAGCGCCTGTTACCGACCCTGGCGGCCCATACCCTGTACAACCATGCCCTGCCCTTGCTCGACGGCATGCAGCGAGCTCGCGAAGCCCTGGGCAACTTCAAGGGCCAAGCCCTGCGCACATTGGCAATCGGCGTACTGCAAACGGTGCACAGCAGCCTGGTGCCACAGATGCTCGAACGGGTGCGCAAGGCCCAGCCGCACCTGGTGGTGCAGATCTACGAACTGACCGGCCTGGAAATCGAACGGCGCCTGCTCAATGGCTCATTGGATACCGGCATCAGTTATCTGCCGCCGCGCCAGCCAGGGCTGCACGGTGTGCAGCTCTACGAAGATGAGTTGACCCTGGTGATTCCCGCCGAGCATCCCCTGCGCGAATTCAAGAAGGTCTCCATGAGCCAGGCCGCGGAGCTGCCCATGCTGTTGTTGGGCGAGGAGTTCCAGATACGCCAGATCTGGCAGGCACAACTGGCCAACCTCGGGCGCCGGCCGCAGGTGCAGGCGGAACTGAACAATATGGCGGGGATTCTCGACAGCCTGCCCAACACCCGCCTGGCGACGGTCCTGCCGGGGCGCTCGCGTCAGACCCATAGCCATACGGACCTGTTATGGAAACCGCTGAGCGAACCGAGGGTGCCGTTGAAAGTGGGGCTGGTATGTCGTGATGTGCAGCGTCAGCAGGCAACCCTGGAGTTGCTGCGAACCTTGCTGGAAGAAGAGATGAGCGGCCCGGCGACGCTGGAAGGGCTTGGTTGA
- the pqqE gene encoding pyrroloquinoline quinone biosynthesis protein PqqE, translated as MHSTGSNLADSPAPIPPKPEVGLPLWLLAELTYRCPLQCPYCSNPLDFAEQGKELSTEQWLKVFREAREMGAAQLGFSGGEPLVRQDLAELIGEARKLGFYTNLITSGIGLTEQKISDFKKAGLDHIQISFQASDEQVNNLLAGSKKAFAQKLEMARAVKAHGYPMVLNFVTHRHNIDRIDRIIELCIALEADFVELATCQFYGWAQLNRVGLLPTKEQLVRAERITNEYRARLEAEGHPCKLIFVTPDYYEERPKACMNGWGSIFLTVTPDGTALPCHGARQIPVQFPNVRDHSMQHIWYDSFGFNRFRGYDWMPEPCRSCDEKEKDFGGCRCQAFMLTGDASNADPVCSKSHHHGVILKAREEAEHATQTIEQLAFRNERNSRLIAKG; from the coding sequence GTGCACAGCACTGGATCGAACTTGGCTGATTCGCCAGCGCCGATACCGCCCAAGCCGGAAGTCGGCCTGCCGCTGTGGCTGCTGGCCGAACTGACGTACCGCTGCCCACTGCAATGCCCGTATTGCTCCAACCCGCTGGATTTCGCCGAGCAGGGCAAGGAGCTGAGCACCGAGCAGTGGCTCAAGGTGTTTCGCGAAGCCCGGGAAATGGGCGCCGCGCAACTGGGCTTTTCCGGTGGCGAACCGCTGGTGCGCCAGGACCTCGCCGAACTGATCGGCGAGGCGCGCAAGCTGGGGTTCTACACCAACCTGATCACCTCGGGCATTGGCCTGACCGAGCAGAAGATCAGCGACTTCAAGAAGGCCGGGCTCGATCATATCCAGATCAGTTTCCAGGCCAGCGACGAGCAGGTGAACAACCTGCTGGCCGGCTCGAAAAAAGCCTTCGCCCAGAAGCTGGAAATGGCCCGGGCGGTGAAAGCCCACGGCTACCCGATGGTGCTGAACTTCGTCACCCACCGGCACAACATCGACCGGATCGATCGCATCATCGAGCTGTGCATCGCCCTGGAAGCAGACTTCGTCGAGCTCGCCACCTGCCAGTTCTACGGTTGGGCCCAGCTCAACCGCGTCGGCCTGTTGCCGACCAAGGAACAACTGGTACGCGCCGAACGCATCACCAACGAATACCGCGCCAGGCTGGAAGCCGAAGGGCATCCGTGCAAACTGATTTTCGTCACCCCGGATTATTACGAGGAACGCCCGAAAGCCTGCATGAACGGCTGGGGCAGCATCTTCCTCACGGTCACCCCGGACGGCACCGCCCTGCCCTGCCACGGCGCCCGGCAGATACCCGTGCAGTTCCCCAATGTCCGCGACCACAGCATGCAACACATCTGGTACGACTCCTTCGGCTTCAACCGCTTCCGCGGCTACGACTGGATGCCCGAGCCGTGCCGCTCCTGCGATGAAAAGGAAAAGGACTTCGGCGGCTGCCGCTGCCAGGCCTTCATGCTCACGGGCGACGCCAGCAACGCCGACCCGGTGTGCAGCAAGTCGCACCATCACGGCGTGATCCTCAAGGCCCGCGAAGAAGCCGAGCACGCTACCCAGACCATCGAGCAACTGGCCTTCCGTAATGAACGAAACTCGCGCCTCATCGCCAAAGGCTGA
- a CDS encoding aspartate aminotransferase family protein, with amino-acid sequence MNLFSLRRPQPSLDDLAAEPYLSPMSDNLSSECLMPSVQRPHPVFVRGQGSWLWDSDDRAYLDFVQGNAANSLGHSPSALVKALTAQAQSLINPGSGFYNRGMLNLSERLCRSTGSDQAYLLSSGSEACEAAIKLARKWGQLHRSGASKIITASGSCHGRSFAAMSASASSNIANRFEPQLAGFSHVPFNDLPALHAAVDAQTVAIMLEPIQGEAGVIPATEHYLKGVERLCRELGILLILDEVQTGIGRCGTLLAEQVYGVRADIVALGKGLGGGVPLAALLARGKACCFEVGELNGTHHGNALMTAAGMAVLDSVLDNSFLEHVRDNGQYLREGLARLANRYAQGKLRGQGLFWGLSLADDSAEAVVKAARYEGLLLAATQPDCLRFTPALTVSKTNIDEMLLRLARAFSRVRTAQLQCRKGLVV; translated from the coding sequence ATGAATTTGTTCAGCCTGCGTCGCCCTCAGCCAAGCCTCGATGATCTGGCGGCCGAGCCCTACCTGTCACCGATGAGTGACAATCTTTCCAGTGAGTGCCTGATGCCCAGCGTCCAGCGACCCCATCCAGTATTTGTGCGTGGCCAGGGCTCATGGCTGTGGGACAGCGATGACCGCGCCTATCTCGACTTCGTCCAGGGCAACGCCGCCAACAGCCTTGGCCATAGCCCCTCGGCGCTGGTCAAGGCGCTGACGGCCCAGGCCCAGTCGCTGATCAACCCCGGCTCGGGCTTTTACAACCGTGGCATGCTCAACCTCAGCGAACGTTTGTGCCGCAGCACCGGTAGCGACCAGGCCTATCTGTTGAGCAGTGGCAGCGAAGCCTGCGAGGCGGCGATCAAGCTGGCCCGCAAATGGGGCCAGCTGCATCGCAGTGGCGCGTCTAAGATCATCACCGCCAGCGGTAGCTGCCACGGTCGTAGCTTTGCGGCAATGTCGGCGTCAGCCAGCAGCAACATCGCCAATCGCTTCGAGCCACAGCTGGCGGGTTTTAGTCATGTCCCCTTCAACGACCTGCCGGCGTTGCATGCTGCGGTGGACGCGCAGACCGTGGCGATCATGCTTGAGCCGATCCAGGGCGAGGCCGGGGTGATTCCGGCGACCGAGCATTACCTCAAGGGTGTCGAGCGCTTGTGTCGCGAGCTAGGCATTCTGCTGATCCTGGATGAAGTGCAGACCGGTATCGGCCGCTGCGGCACCTTGCTGGCTGAACAGGTCTATGGCGTGCGCGCTGACATCGTTGCCCTGGGCAAAGGTCTTGGCGGCGGCGTGCCCTTGGCGGCCTTGCTGGCGCGTGGCAAGGCCTGCTGCTTCGAGGTGGGAGAGCTGAATGGTACCCATCACGGCAATGCCCTGATGACCGCGGCGGGCATGGCGGTGCTCGATAGCGTGCTGGATAACAGCTTTCTCGAGCATGTGCGGGACAACGGCCAGTACTTGCGCGAAGGTCTGGCCCGCCTGGCTAACCGTTATGCCCAGGGAAAATTGCGCGGGCAGGGCTTGTTCTGGGGCCTGAGCCTGGCCGACGACTCGGCCGAGGCCGTGGTCAAGGCGGCTCGCTACGAAGGTCTGCTGCTGGCCGCGACGCAGCCGGACTGCCTGCGGTTTACCCCGGCGCTGACGGTGAGCAAGACGAATATCGACGAAATGCTGCTGCGCCTGGCGCGGGCCTTTTCGCGAGTACGCACTGCGCAGCTGCAATGCCGCAAGGGACTGGTGGTTTAA
- a CDS encoding acyl-CoA dehydrogenase C-terminal domain-containing protein: MPEYKAPLRDMRFLIDHVFDFHSSYAALGASDASPDMVAAILEEGAKFCENVLAPLNRSGDEDGCHFDNGVVTTPKGFKQAFAQYVEGGWHGLAADPSYGGQGLPHSLGLVISEMVGSSNTSWGMYPGLTHGAMSAIHAHGSEEQKRTYLSKLTAGQWTGTMCLTEAHCGTDLGIIKTRAVPQADGSYVVSGSKIFISAGEHDMSENIIHLVLAKLPDAPAGTKGISLFIVPKFLPNADGEAGERNGVSCGSIEHKMGIKASATCVLNFDGAKGFLIGEANKGLNCMFTMMNHARLGTGMQGLCLGEASFQGAIKYANDRLQMRSLTGPKAPDKAADPIIVHPDVRRMLLTMKAFNEGNRALAYFTAQLLDVAHLAADETQRQDAENLLAFLTPICKAFMTETGLEVTNHGMQVFGGHGFIREWGMEQLVRDCRIAPIYEGTNGIQALDLLGRKVLGSQGKLLMGFTKIVHKFCTANAEHPQLRGHVAQLNGLNQQWGALTTKVGMAAMKNPDEVGAAALDYLMYSGYIILAYLWLRMALVAQARLDAGEDDADYCQAKLATCEFYFKRLLPRTASHQAAIEAGSDCLMTLPAELFAL; this comes from the coding sequence ATGCCCGAGTACAAAGCTCCCCTGCGCGACATGCGTTTTTTGATCGACCACGTCTTCGACTTTCATTCCAGCTATGCGGCTCTGGGAGCCAGCGATGCCAGCCCGGACATGGTGGCCGCGATCCTCGAAGAAGGGGCGAAGTTCTGTGAAAACGTGCTGGCGCCGCTGAACCGCTCCGGCGACGAAGACGGCTGCCATTTCGACAATGGCGTGGTCACCACGCCAAAAGGCTTCAAGCAGGCTTTCGCCCAGTATGTCGAAGGTGGCTGGCACGGCCTGGCAGCGGATCCGAGCTACGGTGGCCAGGGCCTGCCGCATTCACTGGGGTTGGTGATCAGCGAGATGGTCGGCTCCAGCAACACCTCCTGGGGCATGTACCCGGGCCTGACTCACGGTGCCATGTCGGCGATTCATGCCCATGGCAGCGAAGAGCAGAAACGGACCTACCTGAGCAAGCTCACCGCCGGCCAATGGACCGGCACCATGTGCCTGACCGAAGCCCATTGCGGCACCGACCTGGGCATCATCAAGACCCGCGCCGTGCCCCAGGCCGATGGCAGCTATGTGGTTTCCGGCAGCAAGATTTTCATCTCGGCCGGCGAGCACGACATGAGTGAAAACATCATCCACCTGGTGCTGGCCAAGCTGCCGGATGCGCCGGCGGGCACCAAGGGTATTTCGCTGTTCATCGTGCCCAAGTTCCTGCCCAACGCCGACGGCGAGGCGGGCGAGCGCAACGGTGTGAGCTGCGGCTCCATCGAACACAAGATGGGGATCAAGGCTTCGGCCACCTGTGTGCTGAACTTCGATGGCGCCAAGGGGTTCCTGATCGGTGAGGCCAACAAGGGCCTGAACTGCATGTTCACCATGATGAACCACGCTCGCCTCGGTACCGGGATGCAGGGGCTGTGCCTGGGTGAGGCGAGCTTCCAGGGCGCGATCAAATACGCCAACGACCGCCTGCAGATGCGCTCCCTGACCGGGCCGAAGGCGCCGGACAAGGCCGCCGACCCGATTATTGTCCACCCCGATGTACGGCGCATGCTGCTGACCATGAAAGCCTTCAACGAAGGCAATCGTGCACTGGCCTATTTCACCGCGCAGTTGCTGGATGTGGCGCACCTGGCCGCCGATGAAACCCAGCGCCAGGATGCCGAGAACCTGTTGGCCTTCCTGACACCTATCTGCAAGGCCTTCATGACCGAAACCGGGCTGGAAGTGACCAACCACGGCATGCAGGTGTTTGGCGGGCATGGCTTCATCCGAGAATGGGGCATGGAGCAACTGGTGCGCGACTGCCGTATCGCGCCGATCTATGAAGGCACCAACGGCATCCAGGCCCTGGATCTGCTGGGACGCAAGGTGCTCGGCAGCCAGGGCAAGCTGCTGATGGGGTTCACCAAGATCGTCCACAAATTCTGCACGGCGAATGCCGAGCATCCACAGCTCAGGGGGCATGTGGCGCAGCTCAATGGGCTCAACCAGCAGTGGGGTGCGCTGACCACCAAGGTCGGGATGGCGGCGATGAAGAACCCTGACGAGGTCGGGGCCGCGGCGCTGGATTACCTGATGTACAGCGGTTACATCATCCTCGCCTACCTGTGGCTGCGCATGGCGCTGGTGGCCCAGGCCCGGCTCGATGCCGGTGAAGATGATGCCGATTATTGCCAGGCCAAGCTGGCGACCTGCGAGTTCTACTTCAAGCGTCTGCTGCCGCGCACGGCGTCCCATCAGGCAGCGATCGAGGCGGGCAGTGATTGCTTGATGACGCTGCCGGCGGAGCTGTTTGCGCTCTAG
- a CDS encoding acyl-CoA dehydrogenase C-terminal domain-containing protein, whose translation MADYKAPLRDMRFVLNEVFEVAKLWAELPALADTVDADTVEAILEEAGKVTGKSIAPLSRAADEEGCHWSDGAVTTPAGFPQAYQTYAEGGWVGVGGDPTYGGMGMPKAVSAQVEEMVNSAGLSFGLYPMLTAGACLSINAHASEELKAAYLPNMYAGVWAGSMCLTEPHAGTDLGIIRTKAEPQADGSYKVSGTKIFITGGEHDLTENIIHLVLAKLPDAPAGPKGISLFLVPKFLINADGSLGARNPANCGSIEHKMGIQASATCVMNFDEAVGYIVGEPNKGLAAMFTMMNYERLGVGIQGLASGERSYQNAVEYARDRLQSRSPTGPQAKDKVADPIIVHPDVRRMLLTMKAANEGGRAFSTYVAMQLDTAKFSEDAAVRKRAEDLVALLTPVAKAFLTDLGLETTVHGQQIFGGHGYIREWGQEQLVRDVRITQIYEGTNGIQALDLVGRKIVGSGGAFYKLFADEIRHFTATASADLAEFTKPLNDALDNLDELTAWLLDRAKSNPNEIGAASVEYLQAFGYTAYAYMWALMAKAALGKESQDDFYASKLGTARFYFARLLPRIHSLSASVKAGSESLFLLDAAQF comes from the coding sequence ATGGCTGACTACAAAGCGCCCCTGCGCGATATGCGCTTCGTCCTCAATGAAGTTTTCGAGGTCGCCAAACTCTGGGCCGAACTGCCTGCTCTGGCCGACACCGTCGACGCCGACACCGTCGAAGCGATTCTTGAGGAGGCCGGCAAAGTCACCGGCAAAAGTATCGCCCCGCTGAGCCGCGCCGCCGACGAAGAGGGCTGTCACTGGAGCGATGGCGCGGTCACCACGCCGGCAGGTTTTCCACAGGCCTACCAGACTTATGCCGAAGGCGGCTGGGTCGGCGTCGGCGGCGATCCGACCTACGGCGGCATGGGCATGCCCAAGGCGGTATCCGCCCAGGTCGAGGAAATGGTCAACTCGGCCGGCCTGTCGTTCGGCCTGTACCCGATGCTGACCGCGGGCGCTTGCCTGTCGATCAACGCCCACGCCAGCGAAGAGTTGAAGGCGGCCTACCTGCCAAACATGTATGCGGGCGTCTGGGCCGGCTCCATGTGCCTCACCGAGCCGCATGCCGGCACCGACCTGGGCATCATCCGCACCAAGGCCGAACCGCAGGCCGATGGTTCCTACAAGGTCAGCGGCACCAAGATCTTCATCACCGGCGGTGAGCACGACCTGACCGAGAACATCATCCACCTGGTGCTGGCCAAGCTGCCGGACGCACCGGCGGGGCCGAAGGGCATTTCGCTGTTCCTGGTACCGAAGTTCCTGATCAACGCCGACGGTAGCCTCGGCGCGCGCAACCCGGCCAACTGCGGTTCGATCGAACACAAGATGGGCATCCAGGCTTCGGCCACCTGCGTGATGAACTTCGACGAAGCCGTCGGTTACATCGTCGGCGAGCCGAACAAAGGACTGGCGGCGATGTTCACCATGATGAACTACGAGCGTCTGGGCGTCGGTATCCAAGGCCTGGCCTCGGGCGAGCGTTCCTACCAGAACGCTGTGGAGTACGCCCGCGATCGCCTGCAAAGCCGTTCGCCGACCGGCCCGCAGGCCAAGGACAAGGTTGCCGACCCGATCATCGTGCACCCCGACGTACGGCGCATGCTGCTGACCATGAAAGCTGCGAACGAGGGCGGCCGTGCGTTCTCCACCTATGTGGCGATGCAACTGGATACCGCCAAGTTCAGCGAAGACGCTGCCGTGCGTAAGCGCGCGGAAGATCTGGTGGCCCTGCTGACGCCGGTGGCCAAGGCTTTCCTCACCGATCTGGGGTTGGAAACCACGGTTCATGGCCAGCAGATCTTCGGTGGCCACGGCTACATTCGCGAATGGGGTCAGGAACAGCTGGTGCGCGATGTGCGCATTACCCAGATCTATGAAGGTACCAATGGCATCCAGGCGCTGGACTTGGTCGGGCGCAAGATCGTCGGTAGCGGCGGGGCGTTCTACAAGCTGTTCGCGGACGAGATTCGCCATTTCACCGCGACTGCCAGCGCCGATCTGGCCGAGTTCACCAAACCGTTGAACGACGCACTGGATAACCTGGACGAACTGACTGCCTGGCTGCTGGATCGGGCCAAGAGCAATCCGAACGAAATCGGCGCGGCCTCGGTCGAATACCTGCAAGCATTCGGATACACGGCGTACGCCTATATGTGGGCGTTGATGGCGAAAGCGGCCCTGGGCAAGGAGTCGCAAGACGATTTCTACGCCAGCAAGCTGGGTACCGCGCGCTTCTACTTCGCCCGGCTGCTGCCGCGTATTCACTCGCTGAGCGCATCGGTGAAGGCGGGTAGCGAATCACTGTTCCTGCTGGATGCGGCGCAGTTCTGA
- a CDS encoding helix-turn-helix domain-containing protein — MSKPFKTEALGSIHESASALHAIGAIGKTTMRQFDEACIAPVPASIPAEQIKLLRERSNVSQPVFARYLNTSASTVKQWESGEKHPSGMALKLLSIVQKHGLEILA, encoded by the coding sequence ATGAGCAAGCCATTCAAGACCGAAGCCCTTGGATCGATACATGAGTCGGCCAGTGCCCTGCACGCCATCGGCGCCATCGGCAAAACCACCATGCGCCAGTTCGATGAGGCGTGTATCGCGCCAGTGCCGGCGAGCATTCCCGCGGAGCAGATCAAGCTGCTGCGCGAGCGTAGCAATGTCAGCCAGCCGGTCTTTGCCCGCTACCTGAACACCAGCGCGTCCACGGTGAAACAGTGGGAGTCCGGCGAGAAACACCCGAGCGGCATGGCGCTCAAACTGTTGAGCATCGTGCAGAAACATGGCCTTGAAATACTGGCGTGA
- a CDS encoding YqaE/Pmp3 family membrane protein, with amino-acid sequence MDFIRIIIAILLPPLGVFLQVGFGGAFWLNILLTLCGYIPGIVHAVYIIAKR; translated from the coding sequence ATGGACTTTATCCGCATCATCATCGCCATTCTGTTGCCGCCATTGGGAGTGTTCCTGCAGGTGGGGTTCGGCGGTGCGTTCTGGCTGAATATCCTGCTGACCCTGTGCGGCTACATCCCGGGCATCGTGCATGCGGTGTACATCATCGCCAAGCGCTGA
- a CDS encoding MOSC domain-containing protein, with amino-acid sequence MNTVYVDGVYIGKAKNLGQGLISDTDKRPVANRLWLWPQGLGSDEHGDPRFHTGPERALHHYPAEHYRYWRKRYPQIDWCAPAFGENLSTHGLTEEQVCLGDMFRWGGALLQVSQPRSPCYRLSHRWGIPDLPQQAQNNGRCGWFYRVLKPGFVSADQPFELIQRSYPGLTVAWALRCFYREPLEHAGLKKLVDCPALASRWRDIAIKRMRTGLVEDWSSRLLGLPLEGLSA; translated from the coding sequence ATGAATACCGTTTACGTGGATGGTGTTTACATAGGCAAGGCAAAAAACCTCGGACAGGGTTTGATCAGTGATACGGACAAACGTCCGGTTGCAAACCGACTCTGGTTATGGCCGCAGGGCCTGGGCAGCGACGAACACGGCGACCCACGGTTTCATACCGGCCCGGAGCGGGCGCTGCACCATTATCCCGCCGAGCACTACCGCTACTGGCGCAAGCGTTATCCACAGATCGACTGGTGCGCCCCAGCCTTTGGCGAAAACCTGTCCACCCACGGCCTGACCGAAGAGCAGGTCTGCCTGGGCGATATGTTTCGCTGGGGCGGCGCGCTGCTGCAGGTCAGCCAGCCACGCTCGCCCTGTTATCGCCTGAGCCACCGCTGGGGCATCCCCGACCTGCCGCAACAGGCGCAAAACAATGGTCGCTGCGGCTGGTTCTACCGGGTGCTCAAACCCGGCTTCGTCAGTGCCGATCAGCCTTTCGAGCTGATCCAGCGCAGCTATCCAGGGCTGACCGTGGCCTGGGCCCTGCGCTGTTTTTATCGAGAACCTCTGGAGCATGCGGGCTTGAAGAAACTGGTGGACTGTCCGGCACTGGCGTCGCGTTGGCGCGACATCGCGATCAAGCGCATGCGCACCGGCCTGGTCGAGGATTGGTCTTCACGCTTGCTGGGCCTGCCGCTGGAAGGGTTGAGCGCATGA